The nucleotide window TGATAATCAATACTTTTAAGCAGTCTGTACCTTGAAAATATGGTTGTGTAAGCATTGACAGATATTCCGATATAGATAGTATAACTAATGATAAAAGGTGAGACTACCTAATGAAAAATAAGGATATTGTTTTTGAAAAATTTGCTTATGCAAAGGAATTAAGCAAATTCCTTACTATGATCAAATATACGATAAGCCTTAACAAAGGCCTAACAACAGGTATAATGGTTTATATCGTAGGTTTGATTTCGATTATTAATCCTACAGCAAACATGGCTACTGATGTTATTCTTGGAGTCAGCCACGATACTATAACAAGGGCTATTTGTACTCTGCACGATAACTTCCAAAGCATCATACTATTCTTCATGTCTGTGATTCAGGCACAAACGCCTGTCTCTGGTTGGCTGATAATAGATGATGTTTTGCTCCATAAAGAAAATAGCAAGCATACAGATTATGTTTTCAAGATCAAGGATCATACAACAGGTAAGTATGTGTATGGAATCCAAATTGTTGTACTTCTCTGGAGTAATGGAATCGTGCGGATTCCATTAGGCTTCAAAGTCTACCTGGACAAAAAAGCCGCCAAGAAGTTCAACAAAACCTTCAAAACCAAACTGCAGCTTGCGCAAGAATTATTAGAATCGTCTATTATATCGGCAATACCTTTCGATTTCATAACATTTGATACGTGGTATTCTTCAAAAGACCTTCTAAAATTTATACAGAGCAAAGGACTAAAGAAATTAGGTTTACAACCAATCTCAGAAAGATATTCATTAGTACACTAATTCTATTGAACCGCCGTATACCGAACGGTACGTACGGTGGTGTGAGAGGACGCTGAATAAAATAATTATTCAGCTCCTACTCGATTTTTATCTGCTGACCACCTTTAACTTCAACAATTTCTCCGCCTACACTGAGCCATACGGAGCTTGCAGATGGGTTAAACACAAATTTCTTTGATGCGACATTGATGCGACAAATTTAATTGGTCAAAAGTGCTCAAATAGTCTACAATTTCAATATTCGCATATGACACAGGGGGACTGTCCCCTTGTGTCATATAGTAAAGAAAAAACAGAAAATGTTAAATTGTATCATAGATTTAATGATATCTGATGATATAATGGAGAGAAGAGTAAAAATATGGAGGGATAGAAATGCGAGTTGTATCGATTAATCAAGCCGAAGCCATCATTGAGCCATTTTGGGATGGAGGTTCCAGTGAACATCCGGATAATAAAAACAGCTTATTAGGTCAATATAAAGTAACGGTAGATGATGGAGCGAAAGGTCAGGTGCGCCAGACCTGGTGCGCTGTGGAAGTGGTGATTGAGAAGAGCGAGCCGGGGAAAACCGCAATTGTGATGGAGCGAAAATGTGATATAGATATAGGAGGCTATGATATTTTCAGGGTGTTTGCTTCTATCCCCTCCTGGGTG belongs to Bacillota bacterium and includes:
- a CDS encoding transposase, producing the protein MKNKDIVFEKFAYAKELSKFLTMIKYTISLNKGLTTGIMVYIVGLISIINPTANMATDVILGVSHDTITRAICTLHDNFQSIILFFMSVIQAQTPVSGWLIIDDVLLHKENSKHTDYVFKIKDHTTGKYVYGIQIVVLLWSNGIVRIPLGFKVYLDKKAAKKFNKTFKTKLQLAQELLESSIISAIPFDFITFDTWYSSKDLLKFIQSKGLKKLGLQPISERYSLVH